CAGCAGGCTCTGCTTGCTGTCCAGGTACGCGCCCATGGCCGTGACAATCGCGTCGTATTCCACCTGGCCGGAATCAAAGCGGAACTGGGCCTGCTGCACGGTGAGCTTTTGCAGTTCCACCGAGGATTCGGCAAACTTGACTTCGGAAACAGCCGAACGCAGCTTGGCCAGCGCCTGCTGGAACTGGCTCATGAGCGAGAATTCCAGGTTGCGGCCTTCCACGTTCATCTGGGCCATCTTTTTGTACTGCCGGCTGACGTCACGTCCCTTTGTCCACCAGTCGAAGGGGAAATTGAGCGTCAGGTTGGGATACATGAAGGGCAGGGTCGAGGTGTCTTCTTTGTAGCTGGTGTTGTTCAGCGTGGACACCGAGGTGAAGCCAAAAGAGAACGTCGGCAGGAAGTGGATGTAGGACAGGGAGATGTTCTTTTTCTGCAAAGCCTTTTCGTATTCATGGATACGAAGGGCAAAGGAATGCTTCTTGAGTTTCTCGTCGGTGATGGTGGACGGATTGAAATCCTCAAGCACCTGCGACGGGGCATTGGCGAGCGACAGTTCGACCTTCTGGACAAAAGGCACGCCCAAAATGAACTTCAATTCGTCCAGAAGCACGGACTTGTTGGTGCGCATTTTTTCGGCTTCGGTGCGGGCCAGATTGACCTTGGTCTCGGCGATGCGCACATCCAGCTGGGCGCCCTGGCCAAGCCCGGCGCGGGTCTTGACGTATTCGAGATTTTTAAGCGCCAGATCTTCTTTTTCCTTGGCCATGCTGATCATGGCATCGGTCACGCCGAGCTGGAGATAGTTGGTCCCCAGACGCTTGAGGCCCTGATCAATGACCTTGAGGTGGGACAGAACGGCAATATTGGCCATTTCCTTTTTGGCCTGGACATCAAAAGCGGTCAGCAGCGGGTTCCAGGCCCCGGTGGAAAAGTTCAGGTCGTATTTCTTGCGGTTGCGGTTGGAGGAGTTGCCGGCATAGACGGCGTTGGCCGCCGAAATGGAGTTGGCCAGGTTCTGGGTCGCTTCCGAGGAAGCATTTTCCAGCACGGAGGAGTAGGCCGAGGGCGCGACGGCGTTTTTATACTCCGGCAGGCGCAGGTAAAACGTCGTGCTCATGACGATGGTCGGGATATACTGGGAATAGGCGTCCCCGACATCGAGCCGCTTGGACTCGATTTCGATGGAACTTTTGGTCAGAAGCGGCGACTGGGCCAGGGTCACGCGCACACACTCGTTGAAATCGGCCGGAGACTTGAGCTGGGTGGATCCAAGAGCCAAGGAGCCGGCGGCCTTGGAAAAACTGGGGGCCGGGTCGTCAGCGGCCGGCGCAGCCGGCGCAGCGGCAGCCGGGGCCTTGGGCTCCGAAGCGGCCGGGGCAACGCCGCCCTTGACCTTATCCTTGGTGTAGCGGTCGCCGGGCGCAGCAAAGCCCGACACCGCACTCCCGAACAGCACGGCGCACACGACTGCGACGGTAAAAAGACGCATCACCCCCGCCGCGCTCACGCAGCCCGCGACATCCCCCCCGGACGCCGACACCCCCTGCCGAAAGGACAGTTTCCTGGCCATGCGCTCCTCCCCGTCGAGCGTTACCCGTTTAAATACCCGTCCGTCAGGACGCATTTTCTCGTACAATGTTCAGCGGTCATGTTATCGTGGGTGACCACGACCATGGCCGTCCTGGCTTCTTCCGTAATCTTCGTAAAGTACTCTAATACACGGAGGCTGTTTTCCCGGTCAAGCTGCCCGGTCGGCTCATCCGCCAAAATAAACTCCGGTTCGTTGACCAGAGCCCGGGCAATGGACACCCGCTGCCGCTCGCCGCCCGAGAGCCGGTTGGACGGCTGGGTGATCCGGTGTTCCAGGTTGACCATGCGCAGGGCCTCGCGAATCCGGTCGGGCCGCTCCCTGCGGCGCACGCCGGCGTAGATCAACGGCAACTCCAGGTTCTCGTACACGGTCGAGTTTTCGAGCAGGTCACAGGTCTGAAAAACAAATCCGAGCATTTCCCGGCGAAAGATGGCCTGCTGGTCACGCGACAGGGACAAGACGTCCACCCCGGCCACCTTGTAGCCGCCGGTGCTTGGCGGCTGAAACAGCCCGAGGATGAACAGCAAGGTGGATTTACCCGACCCGGACGGCCCCATGACCGCCACCATCTCGCCCCGGCGCACATGGAGGTTGACGTCTTTTAAGACCGTGATGTCGCCCGCGCCGGTATTATAGTTCTTTGTCAGATGATTGATGTCGATGACAAGGGCATTGTCGTCGGCGATGTCGTAGACGTTACTCATAGCGCATGGCATCCACGACCTGCATCCGGCTGGCCCGGATGGAGGGATAAAGGCCGGCCCCGACGCCAAGGACGGCGGCGAAGCCCAGTCCCATGAGCAAACAGATCACGAACAGGCCCTCGGGCGGACTGGAGCCGAGCATCCGGCTCATGTATTCGATGCCGATGCGCCCCAGGATGACGCCGAAAACCGACGAGGACAGGGTCACGCACAGGGCCTCGAAAAGAAACTGGTAGAGGATGTCGGAGTCAAGCGCGCCCATGGCCTTTTTGAGCCCGATTTCCCGGGTACGGCTGGTCACGGTGGCCATCATGATGTTCCAGATGCCAAAGCCGCCGAGGATCATGGTGGCGACGATGGAGCTGTAAATGAAAAGCTCCACCCACCAAAAAATCCGCTGCACCTGCTTCAGCGGCTCCCAGGCCACGTTGACCCGAAGTCCCCGATCCGTCTGGTTGGCCCTGACCACGCCGGGGATGGCCGCCGAAACCGGGGCCACGTCATCCCAGGTGGCGCAGCGAATATAGGCGCTGTAGGGCTGGGAGATGCCGACCACCCTGGCCCGGGCCGTGGTGATGGGCAAAAAGACGAACTGGCTGCGGTCGCCGGCGCGCACGCCGCCGAGGATGCCGACCACGGAGTAGAGATTGTCGTCGATGGACAGCGTCTGGCCGAGACCTTCCTTTTCTCCGCCGAAAATCTGACGGGCCAGATCCGCGCCGACCACGCACACCCGGGCGCCTTCGTCCACGTCCCGCTGGTCCAGCAGACGCCCGACCGCGGCGTTAAACGAAAAGACCTTCCAATAGTTGGCCTCGCAGCCGACGAGGTTGAACCCGTAGAGCCGGTCGTGCCAGGTGGTCACCGCCCCGGCCTTGAGCGCCACCTTGGTCGTGTCGGTCACCCCGGGAATACGGCCGATGGCCTCCAGGGTGCGCGGACGGAACCATTCCTGGCGTTCGAGCTGGGCCTGCTCGAACATGGAGTTGATGATGGTCGCGCCGCCGAGCAGGTCAAGGTCGTTGTTGAAGTTCTTTTTCAGGTCGTTGCCCATGGTGATGATGACGATGAATCCCGCCATGCCCAGGGCAATGGAGGCAAGGACGCCGATGTAGCGGCGACGCTTGCGCAAAACCTCGCGCACGCTGACGCGCACGAGATCATAGTACCGAAGCGGACCAGCTCCGCGACGGCGGATACGGTCGAGCTCGGCAACAGTGATTTTTTTCCGTTTTCCTATGGCCATATCAAATCGCCCGGACGCAGGGCGTCCAGATCATAAACATCCCCTCGCGCCGGGACGTCTCGCTTACAAGTAAGACATTTTGGCCTTGGCCCCGGCTTCGCCTTCCTCGTCGCCTGCGGCATAGGTCGGCTCGTCGTCGAGGTCGCATTCCCGGATGCGGAATTGCTTGGCCAGCTTTTCCAGGACGTCAAGCACGAAATCGAGCTGACGGTCCTGGTGGGTGCTCATATAGGCGGTGCGGATCAGGGCCTGGCCGCGCGGCACGGCCGGGTACACGGCCGGCAAGGCAAAGACCCCGGCTTCAAACAGGGCCTGGGAGAACTGGAAGGCCTTCTCATCGGAGCCGATGATGATGGGGATGATCGGCGACGACGAGGCCCCGATGCGCAGACCGATAGACTTGTAGGCCTGGCGCATGCGTCCGGTGACTTCGTGGAGCCGGTCCACGCGCTCGGGTTCGCGCTCAAGGATGTCCAGGCAGGTGAGTACGGCCACGGTGTTGGCCGCCGGCAGGGCGGCAGAGAAAATCTGGGTGCGCGACTGGTAGCGCAGATAGCGCAGCATGTCCTCGTCGTCGGAAGCGATAAATCCGCCGATGGAGGCCATGGACTTGCTAAACGTGCCCATGATGAAATCGACCTTGTCCGTGATGCGGAAATGATCGGCGCTGCCGCGTCCGCCCCGGCCGAACACGCCCAGGCCATGGGCGTCGTCGAGGTAGAAGATCACGTCGGGATGGGCGTCTTTGACTGCGGCGATTGCATCCAGGGGGGCCAGCTCGCCGGACATGCTGAACACGCCCTCGGTGACCAGGAACAGGTCGTTGTCCGGGCGGTTCGCCTTGATGGCCTCCACCCGCGCCAGAGCGTGGGCGGCGTCGTTGTGGGCGAAAGTGGCCAGCCGGGCCTTGGTGTTTTTCACGCCCTCGAAAATACTGGCGTGGTTCTCCCGGTCGCACAGCACGGTGTCGCTCGGCATGACCAACACGCCCAGGACGCCCAGGTTGGTGCTGAAACCGGTGACATGGACCACGGCGTTGCGCTTGCCCACAAAGGCGGCCAGACGTTCTTCCAGCAGGTGGTGCAGCACCATGTTGCCGCTTAAAAAGCGGGAGCCGCCAGGACCGGTGCCCCATTGGTAGACGGCCTTGGCCGAGGCGTCCATGACCCTGGGATCATGGCTGAAGCCTAAATAGTCGTTGGAGCCGATCATGACCAGGCGCTGGCCGGCAATCTCGACCTCGGCGCCCCAGGACTTGGCAATGGGGCGAAAATAGGGATTGATGCCCTGGGCCGAAATCTGGGAGTGCAGGGCATTGAATTGATCGCAGCGTTGGCGCAGTCTCATGGCGTTCGTTGATTCCTCGCGTGGTTTGGAA
The nucleotide sequence above comes from Desulfovibrio sp. TomC. Encoded proteins:
- a CDS encoding TolC family protein, whose product is MARKLSFRQGVSASGGDVAGCVSAAGVMRLFTVAVVCAVLFGSAVSGFAAPGDRYTKDKVKGGVAPAASEPKAPAAAAPAAPAADDPAPSFSKAAGSLALGSTQLKSPADFNECVRVTLAQSPLLTKSSIEIESKRLDVGDAYSQYIPTIVMSTTFYLRLPEYKNAVAPSAYSSVLENASSEATQNLANSISAANAVYAGNSSNRNRKKYDLNFSTGAWNPLLTAFDVQAKKEMANIAVLSHLKVIDQGLKRLGTNYLQLGVTDAMISMAKEKEDLALKNLEYVKTRAGLGQGAQLDVRIAETKVNLARTEAEKMRTNKSVLLDELKFILGVPFVQKVELSLANAPSQVLEDFNPSTITDEKLKKHSFALRIHEYEKALQKKNISLSYIHFLPTFSFGFTSVSTLNNTSYKEDTSTLPFMYPNLTLNFPFDWWTKGRDVSRQYKKMAQMNVEGRNLEFSLMSQFQQALAKLRSAVSEVKFAESSVELQKLTVQQAQFRFDSGQVEYDAIVTAMGAYLDSKQSLLVKQYERDSAMLEVRSISGEFQDRYINATVMESI
- a CDS encoding ABC transporter ATP-binding protein, with the translated sequence MSNVYDIADDNALVIDINHLTKNYNTGAGDITVLKDVNLHVRRGEMVAVMGPSGSGKSTLLFILGLFQPPSTGGYKVAGVDVLSLSRDQQAIFRREMLGFVFQTCDLLENSTVYENLELPLIYAGVRRRERPDRIREALRMVNLEHRITQPSNRLSGGERQRVSIARALVNEPEFILADEPTGQLDRENSLRVLEYFTKITEEARTAMVVVTHDNMTAEHCTRKCVLTDGYLNG
- a CDS encoding ABC transporter permease; translation: MAIGKRKKITVAELDRIRRRGAGPLRYYDLVRVSVREVLRKRRRYIGVLASIALGMAGFIVIITMGNDLKKNFNNDLDLLGGATIINSMFEQAQLERQEWFRPRTLEAIGRIPGVTDTTKVALKAGAVTTWHDRLYGFNLVGCEANYWKVFSFNAAVGRLLDQRDVDEGARVCVVGADLARQIFGGEKEGLGQTLSIDDNLYSVVGILGGVRAGDRSQFVFLPITTARARVVGISQPYSAYIRCATWDDVAPVSAAIPGVVRANQTDRGLRVNVAWEPLKQVQRIFWWVELFIYSSIVATMILGGFGIWNIMMATVTSRTREIGLKKAMGALDSDILYQFLFEALCVTLSSSVFGVILGRIGIEYMSRMLGSSPPEGLFVICLLMGLGFAAVLGVGAGLYPSIRASRMQVVDAMRYE
- a CDS encoding aminotransferase class I/II-fold pyridoxal phosphate-dependent enzyme, with amino-acid sequence MRLRQRCDQFNALHSQISAQGINPYFRPIAKSWGAEVEIAGQRLVMIGSNDYLGFSHDPRVMDASAKAVYQWGTGPGGSRFLSGNMVLHHLLEERLAAFVGKRNAVVHVTGFSTNLGVLGVLVMPSDTVLCDRENHASIFEGVKNTKARLATFAHNDAAHALARVEAIKANRPDNDLFLVTEGVFSMSGELAPLDAIAAVKDAHPDVIFYLDDAHGLGVFGRGGRGSADHFRITDKVDFIMGTFSKSMASIGGFIASDDEDMLRYLRYQSRTQIFSAALPAANTVAVLTCLDILEREPERVDRLHEVTGRMRQAYKSIGLRIGASSSPIIPIIIGSDEKAFQFSQALFEAGVFALPAVYPAVPRGQALIRTAYMSTHQDRQLDFVLDVLEKLAKQFRIRECDLDDEPTYAAGDEEGEAGAKAKMSYL